A part of Aspergillus flavus chromosome 1, complete sequence genomic DNA contains:
- a CDS encoding putative amine oxidase yields MWYPVRTTLTLVITLSAGVQALAVPRDVNSCRRAQVAILGAGVAGLTAAEALHNASISNFLIVERNNYFGGRALHTTFGQQPDGTPYTVELGANWIQGMNQPGGPENPVWALARKHGLRTTASNYSSLLTYDEKGYNDYRVLIDEYDAAYEIASAYAGELLSGSRPDVSGRTGLALGGWRPHSDDMHRQASEWWRWDFEDAVSPEMGSLAFGATSSNVTFGDGEGDVGSLNEFVVDAEGLNKIFVKQAAEFLTVNDPRVALNTVVRNVTYSDDGVRIDMEDGSCVEAEHAICTFSLGVLQNNVVQFSPALPAWKSEAIAGFQMTTYTKIFMQFNETFWDPETQYFLYADPIERGRYPIFQSLSVPGFLDGSNILFVTTTGLQSYAVENQSDEETQAQIMEILRSMFPDKDIPEPLDFMYPRWSQDEWVVGSYSNWPVGTNLEQHRNIRANVGRLWFAGEAGSTEFYGYLHGAWFEGQEMGRRVAGILNGHCTLDSVTSEGCGSLACHEGH; encoded by the exons ATGTGGTACCCCGTGCGCACTACGCTTACATTGGTAATCACCTTGTCAGCCGGCGTTCAGGCGCTGGCTGTTCCCAGGGATGTTAATTCCTGCAGACGAGCCCAAGTTGCCATCCTGGGCGCCGGGGTCGCGGGACTCACCGCAGCCGAGGCGCTACACAACGCATCCATCAGCAACTTCCTCATCGTGGAGCGAAACAACTACTTCGGCGGCCGAGCCCTACACACTACCTTTGGTCAGCAACCAGACGGCACCCCGTACACCGTCGAGCTAGGAGCCAACTGGATCCAGGGGATGAACCAACCGGGCGGACCGGAGAACCCCGTCTGGGCGCTAGCCAGGAAACATGGCCTTCGCACCACAGCGTCCAACTACAGCTCATTACTTACATACGACGAAAAAGGGTACAACGATTATAGGGTGCTGATCGATGAGTACGATGCGGCCTATGAAATTGCGTCGGCCTATGCGGGCGAGCTTTTGAGCGGGAGCCGGCCGGACGTCAGCGGGCGTACGGGTCTGGCCCTGGGTGGATGGCGGCCCCACAGCGACGATATGCATCGGCAGGCGTCGGAGTGGTGGCGGTGGGACTTTGAGGATGCTGTTTCGCCGGAGATGGGTAGTCTGGCGTTTGGAGCTACTTCGTCTAATGTCACATTTGGAGACGGAGAGGGGGACGTGGGCTCGTTGAACGAGTTCGTTGTTGATGCCGAGGGGCTGAACAAGATCTTCGTCAAGCAGGCGGCGGAATTTCTGACTGTGAACGATCCACGCGTGGCGCTCAATACCGTTGTGCGGAATGTTACATACTCCGACGACGGAGTCAGGATCGATATGGAAGATGGGTCCTGCGTCGAGGCAGAGCATGCAATCTGCACATTCTCTCTTGGTGTCCTGCAGAACAACGTGGTTCAGTTCAGCCCGGCGCTACCAGCATGGAAATCTGAGGCAATTGCTGGGTTCCAGATGACGACGTACACGAAGATCTTCATGCAATTCAACGAGACATTCTGGGACCCCGAGACGCAGTACTTCCTCTATGCAGACCCCATTGAGCGGGGCCGGTACCCGATTTTCCAGTCCCTCTCGGTTCCCGGATTCCTTGACGGCTCGAATATACTCTTTGTTACGACTACAGGCCTGCAGTCTTATGCAGTGGAGAACCAGTCCGACGAAGAGACGCAGGCGcagatcatggagatccTGCGCTCAATGTTCCCGGACAAGGATATCCCCGAGCCGCTGGACTTTATGTATCCGCGTTGGAGTCAGGACGA GTGGGTTGTTGGATCCTATAGTAACTGGCCTGTTGGCACCAACCTTGAGCAACACCGAAACATCCGGGCCAACGTTGGCCGGCTTTGGTTTGCCGGGGAGGCTGGGTCCACGGAGTTTTACGGTTATCTGCACGGCGCCTGGTTCGAGGGCCAGGAGATGGGCCGCCGCGTTGCCGGGATATTGAACGGCCATTGCACTCTGGACAGTGTGACTTCGGAAGGATGTGGTTCCCTGGCCTGTCACGAGGGGCACTGA
- a CDS encoding amino acid/polyamine transporter I, with amino-acid sequence MALNEKETEESVPNETMEKPESTGQVEQHLNKVYNVWTASAYQVLMMASWTCNLVLYSTVMTLGGPMMLIYSTIIVAIGQGLVMASLGELCSVWPYSGGQQTFTKHLAPPVARRFLSYCTGWVVLMGEIGTAAGIVMNSAQIIGGVVQLSQPRFELTRWVTFLIYAALLILSLLFSLSQRHLPAVAVLGGFITLFGGIAWAATFLALSPKRDTSFVFTEFINSSGYTSSAWVGIMSFYTPVYALYGTDGIMHIVEEMQDAEKSAPRAMIWSIIFSGVTSLLGALVMGFCIGDWEAYLETDFPIIPWFVDTLNGSVTGGSTMVLIVIVFLNFLIAVSVNVAGSRLAWGMARDHALPWSNFFFRINHKLETPLHSTLLVVAAELALGFVVFGSNYAFQAIVSMGNAAIQLGYLIPTLVLLVSGRKALPGERAFSLGRLGLAINVLSVCWTTIIVIMLFFPLSVPINSENIMNMNWAVMMVGAVVILVTADWFFRGRYQYQV; translated from the exons ATGGCACTGAACGAGAAAGAAACCGAGGAGAGTGTCCCGAATGAAACGATGGAGAAGCCTGAATCCACTGGTCAGGTTGAGCAGCACCTGAACAAGGTCTACAATGTCTGGACCG CGTCTGCATACCAGGTGCTGATGATGGCAAGTTGGACTTGCAATCTCGTTCTCTATTCCACCGTGATGACCCTCGGCGGTCCCATGATGTTAATCTATTCGAC GATAATTGTTGCCATTGGTCAGGGTCTCGTCATGGCCTCCCTTGGGGAGCTTTGCTCCGTTTGGCCTTATTCAGGTGGCCAGCA AACCTTTACGAAGCACTTAGCGCCTCCCGT TGCTCGCCGCTTCTTATCATACTGCACCGGATGGGTCGTCCTGATGGGCGAGATCGGCACAGCTGCAGGAATTGTCATGAACAGCGCCCAAATAATCGGAGGAGTTGTCCAGCTCAGTCAGCCGCGCTTTGAGCTAACG CGATGGGTAACATTCTTGATCTACGCCGCCTTGCTGATCCTgtcccttctcttttctctctcccaacGCCACTTGCCTGCCGTTGCAGTCCTTGGTGGCTTCATCACCCTCTTTGGCGGGATTGCCTGGGCAGCAACATTCCTCGCACTGTCTCCCAAGAGAGACACCTCATTTGTTTTCACGGAGTTCATCAATTCGTCGGGATATACCAGTTCGGCCTGGGTAGGCATCATGAGCTTCTATACCCCAGTGTACGCACTATATGGAACAGATGGCATCATGCACATAGTGGAGGAAATGCAAGACGCGGAGAAGAGCGCTCCG AGAGCCATGATATGGTCCATAATCTTCAGTGGAGTCACCTCCCTGCTGGGAGCCCTGGTAATGGGCTTCTGCATTGGTGATTGGGAGGCGTACCTGGAAACTGA CTTTCCTATTATCCCGTGGTTCGTTGACACTCTCAATGGTAGCGTCACTGGGGGCAGCACGATGGTTTTgatcgtcatcgtcttcctcaa CTTCCTCATTGCTGTTAGCGTCAACGTTGCAGGCTCACGCCTTGCCTGGGGCATGGCAAGAGATCATGCTCTGCCCTggtccaacttcttcttccgcatcAACCACAAACTTGAGACACCACTGCACAGCACATTACTTGTCGTTGCTGCCGAGCTTGCACTTG GCTTCGTTGTCTTTGGCAGTAACTATGCGTTCCAGGCCATCGTCAGTATGGGCAATGCAGCAATCCAGCTGGGTTACCTCATCCCTACCTTGGTG CTCCTCGTGAGTGGTCGCAAAGCCCTCCCTGGCGAGAGGGCGTTCAGTTTGGGGAGGCTAGGACTTGCCATTAATGTCCTCTCCGTGTGCTGGACCACAATTATTGTCATAATGCTATT CTTTCCGCTCTCTGTCCCTATCAACAGTGAGAACATAA TGAACATGAATTGGGCCGTTATGATGGTGGGGGCTGTTGTTATATTAGTGACGGCGGACTGGTTCTTCCGTGGCCGATACCAATACCAGGTCTGA
- a CDS encoding FAD dependent oxidoreductase → MRIQLLLAYFSLSAPVLAADPGLPMDDPTISYWQLPPHPDVADRQSPRLPDEVDIVIIGAGITGTSIARWLLHDGSQDHPLRIAMIEARQSCSGGTGRNAGHIRPTSWDYAKDKAIMGAEEAAKIVRFKARHFTEYTKAVHEDLDVAAIDAAEVRAIDSIDAWFADEDFNSAVEALEILKREVPDIGKEWIAYSGKEAQEKTLIPDVVGIFAGTPKTGGAMWPYRFVTNMQAALLKKYPTFSIDTHTPALNITQSQGQGKANFEVETPRGTIRARHVVHAEGAWIPHLIPKLDGHLTQARWPMTAQSVGDKIPDAGHWPALFPNGSEAGGRGWGLWRDYYASMLQQPKTGLFIGGGGIAGQALYPEWDDASPVEPILQSYLGGFMTTFFGYENWGAERPASPPQKDIFPGRTKGVWTGIDSISFDEYPVVGPLPPSTTGRQARIGAGAEWICTGYSGDGMPSAWLSGKALSEMILQSEKTGRKYSTWPDWFPKAWVASEERLSKPVNSTSVSSKTKRSRFL, encoded by the exons ATGCGCATCCAGCTACTTCTTGCTTACTTCTCCCTGTCCGCGCCTGTCCTCGCTGCGGACCCAGGTCTCCCCATGGATGACCCAACCATTTCCTACTGGCAGCTGCCTCCGCATCCGGACGTCGCTGACCGGCAAAGCCCCCGGCTCCCAGACGAAGTGGACATCGTGATCATCGGTGCCGGGATAACAGGCACCTCAATCGCCCGCTGGCTGCTGCACGACGGGTCGCAAGATCACCCTCTTCGGATTGCCATGATCGAAGCCCGACAGTCGTGCTCCGGAGGGACCGGCCGCAATGCCGGCCATATCCGACCGACTTCCTGGGACTATGCGAAGGATAAGGCAATCATGGGCGCGGAAGAGGCCGCGAAGATTGTGCGTTTCAAGGCCCGCCATTTCACTGAATATACGAAGGCCGTGCACGAGGATCTGGACGTGGCTGCGATTGATGCGGCTGAGGTACGCGCTATTGATAGTATCGATGCCTGGTTCGCCGACGAGGATTTCAACAGTGCCGTCGAGGCGCTGGAGATTTTGAAGCGCGAGGTGCCCGATATTGGGAAGGAGTGGATAGCCTACTCTGGAAAAGAAGCACAAGAG AAAACACTCATCCCCGACGTGGTCGGCATCTTTGCTGGAACCCCTAAGACTGGCGGCGCCATGTGGCCGTATCGCTTTGTGACTAATATGCAGGCCGCTCTGCTGAAGAAATACCCCACCTTCTCGATCGACACGCACACGCCCGCCCTCAACATCACCCAGAGTCAGGGTCAAGGGAAAGCCAATTTCGAGGTTGAGACGCCCCGAGGCACGATCCGCGCGCGCCACGTGGTACACGCGGAAGGTGCCTGGATCCCGCATCTCATCCCCAAGCTCGACGGCCACCTCACACAAGCACGGTGGCCCATGACGGCGCAGTCCGTCGGCGACAAGATCCCTGACGCCGGACACTGGCCGGCGCTTTTCCCGAACGGCAGCGAGGCCGGCGGTCGCGGATGGGGCCTGTGGCGCGATTACTACGCGTCCATGCTGCAGCAGCCCAAGACAGGTCTCTTCATCGGCGGGGGCGGTATCGCTGGCCAGGCACTGTACCCGGAGTGGGATGACGCCTCGCCCGTGGAACCCATCCTCCAATCCTACCTGGGTGGATTCATGACCACCTTCTTTGGGTACGAGAACTGGGGTGCGGAGAGGCCAGCCAGTCCACCGCAGAAGGATATCTTCCCTGGCCGAACGAAGGGAGTCTGGACAGGTATCGATAGTATCTCGTTTGACGAGTATCCCGTCGTGGGACCCCTCCCGCCGTCTACGACTGGGCGCCAGGCTAGAATTGGAGCTGGTGCAGAGTGGATATGTACCGGGTACTCCGGGGATGGAATGCCTTCGGCGTGGTTGAGTGGTAAAGCATTGAGTGAAATGATACTGCAGAGCGAGAAGACCGGGCGCAAGTATAGCACTTGGCCGGACTGGTTCCCTAAAGCGTGGGTGGCTTCAGAAGAGCGCCTCAGCAAGCCTGTCAACAGTACTTCTGTTTCTTCAAAGACTAAGCGATCGCGCTTCCTATGA
- a CDS encoding amino acid permease — METDKNVTPHDDDDNQLAALGYRPVLARQFSTWALLGLAFAVLNVSFAILNTAKSELTSMQSWTALSASLSISLTSGGSTSVIWGLATAGVCNFCIAASLAEFLSAYPTAGGQYHWVAVAWPRWVPILSWITGWINVAGWVALVATNSLLSSQLIVGVISAMHPAYEPERWHQFLIYIGLTLGAFIINAALNSTLPAIYRGACTATTASLEITWKFVFTNFVNTTGWPDGIAWLLGLLQGGLGVTAFDTVAHMIEEVPNASVEGPKVMMACVLIGTFTGCVFLVVLLFVAGDMSQVTTSSAGPLLQILVDATRNKAGAICLLMLPLVCLILAILSVMTTSSRLIFAFARDGGLPASRFFAKVHPTLNLPLNALILTVAVVICFGCIFLGSTSAFNAIISASVVALDLSYMMPILVNCLQGRNALPERKWNIPRTLGWTADIVSLCYIILTTVLFVFPPSKHVSGSNMNYCIAAFAVIISISVFQWIVDGRKNFTGPQLNNSAHLVGQESIHRRKGKRRWNCFHEEHGHQPLPPADNAAI, encoded by the exons ATGGAAACCGACAAAAATGTCACTCcacatgatgatgatgataaccAATTGGCTGCCTTGGGCTATCGCCCTGTACTCGCTCGTCAATTCTCTACATG GGCGCTGCTCGGGCTAGCATTTGCTGTGCTCAATGTCAGTTTCGCTATTCTCAATACGGCCAAATCCGAGCTGACCTCCATGCAGTCCTGGACCGCCTTATCCGCGAGCTTATCCATTAGCCTGACATCTGGGGGAAGCACCAGTGTGATTTGGG GCCTTGCCACGGCAGGCGTCTGCAACTTTTGTATTGCGGCGTCTTTAGCGGAGTTTCTATCTGCCTATCCTAC GGCTGGCGGGCAATATCATTGGGTCGCAG TTGCATGGCCCAGATGGGTGCCGATCCTTTCTTGGATCACCGGCTGGATTAATGTGGCTGGTTGG GTCGCCCTTGTAGCAACAAATTCCTTGCTTTCAAGCCAACTTATTGTAGGAGTTATTTCAGCAATGCACCCG GCCTATGAGCCAGAGAGGTGGCACCAATTCCTGATTTATATCGGTCTGACTCTGGGGGCTTTTATCATCAACGCTGCCTTGAACTCTACCTTACCAGCCATCTACCGTGGTGCCTGTACGGCGACAACGGCATCGCTCGAAATAACCTGGAA GTTTGTCTTTACCAACTTTGTCAACACGACAGGGT GGCCCGATGGAATTGCGTGGTTGCTCGGC TTATTACAGGGAGGGCTTGGAGTGACTGCTTTC GACACTGTTGCGCACATGATCGAAG AGGTTCCGAACGCGTCGGTCGAAGGACCCAAAGTCATGATGGCGTGCGTGCTTATCGGCACATTCACAGGCTGCGTCTTCTTGGTCGTCTTGCTCTTTGTTGCGGGCGATATGTCCCAAGTAACTACCTCATCCGCAGGCCCGCTTCTGCAGATCTTGGTTGATGCTACTAGAAATAAAGCGGGGGCGATTTGTCTGTTGAT GTTGCCCTTGGTCTGCTTGATCCTGGCAATTTTAAGTGTGATGACTACAAGCAGTCGTCTCATCTTTGCCTTTGCACG TGACGGAGGTCTACCGGCATCACGGTTCTTCGCCAAGGTCCATCCGACGTTGAATCTGCCGCTTAATGCGCTGATCCTAACTGTGGCTGTTGTTATTTGCTTTGGTTGTATCTTCTTAGGGTCTACCAG CGCATTCAATGCGATAATCTCAGCCTCTGTCGTTGCACTTGATTTATCCTACATGATGCCTATTCTCGTGAATTGCTTACAAGGACGGAACGCACTCCCAGAGCGAAAATGGAACATTCCTCGGACTCTTGGGTGGACTGCTGATATA GTCTCGCTGTGCTATATCATACTTACCACTGTGCTATTTGTCTTTCCTCCATCGAAACATGTGTCAGGGAGTAACATGA ACTACTGTATCGCTGCGTTCGCGGTTATTATCAGCATATCTGTCTTCCAGTGGATCGTCGATGGCCGCAAGAATTTCACTGGACCCCAGCTG AATAATAGTGCTCATCTGGTTGGCCAGGAGAGCATACACCGTAGAAAGGGAAAGCGGCGGTG GAATTGCTTCCACGAGGAGCATGGCCATCAGCCTTTACCTCCGGCGGATAATGCTGCTATATAA
- a CDS encoding Alpha/Beta hydrolase protein: protein MLSLPACFLVVTAATVYANTLDQASNYPVSPELAAEYDCGQRCQESINATNASDREDFDMPFDFDFYATGNNFSTSSPGDVLKLVPVDPGLTNGPAGITAYKMQYTSIDLDNSTVPATAFVAFPYVQQPDAYKLVAFAHGTSGVFRGCAPSTSSNFYDYDTWIPLLFAGYAVVGTDYAGLGNNYTSHKYIATKANANDLYWSAVAAKRAFPQALSEEWVSIGHSQGGGASWKLSEQELVQTEKSGYLGGVAVAPNTHIYDAVIEGLSMTAGASGDDLHDYGSTSYIPSLYFALRAVYPNYAAPFLSELAQRRIALGERAQLCAAALPSVLGDLESSQIILNTSLSGLSTIKAFQDVNAPAQGARTVHPLLVIAGANDTTVYPTITQRAYESSCKAGNALHLSIYPELEHSAVIGASAPEWLEFIARLFKGRRLYNCSFQTRGVFDAPIARKPQES, encoded by the coding sequence ATGCTATCGTTACCGGCATGTTTCTTAGTCGTGACGGCTGCGACAGTCTACGCAAACACACTTGACCAGGCATCCAACTACCCTGTCTCGCCCGAGCTTGCCGCTGAATATGACTGCGGTCAACGCTGTCAAGAGTCCATCAACGCGACAAATGCGTCTGATCGGGAGGATTTTGATATGCCCTTTGACTTTGACTTCTACGCCACGGGCAACAATTTCTCTACCTCCAGCCCCGGCGATGTGCTGAAGCTTGTGCCAGTGGACCCTGGACTCACCAACGGTCCTGCCGGTATCACCGCATACAAGATGCAGTACACATCGATCGACCTAGATAACTCCACCGTTCCCGCGACGGCATTCGTTGCGTTTCCGTACGTCCAGCAACCTGACGCATACAAGCTCGTTGCATTCGCACACGGAACATCCGGCGTATTCCGAGGCTGTGCTCCATCGACCTCTTCTAACTTCTACGACTATGATACCTGGATCCCTCTCCTGTTCGCCGGCTACGCGGTGGTCGGGACCGACTACGCTGGCTTGGGAAACAACTACACGAGTCACAAGTACATCGCCACCAAGGCGAACGCAAACGATCTCTACTGGTCCGCCGTCGCTGCGAAAAGGGCCTTTCCGCAAGCTCTCTCCGAGGAATGGGTCTCGATCGGACACTCGCAGGGCGGTGGTGCCTCGTGGAAGCTGTCTGAACAGGAACTGGTGCAGACAGAGAAGAGCGGATACCTCGGTGGCGTTGCAGTCGCGCCAAATACACACATCTACGATGCTGTCATCGAAGGGCTTAGCATGACCGCCGGCGCCTCAGGCGACGACCTCCACGACTATGGCTCCACCTCCTACATCCCTTCGCTGTACTTTGCCCTACGCGCTGTGTACCCCAACTACGCTGCCCCCTTCCTGTCGGAGCTCGCCCAGCGGCGTATTGCGCTGGGCGAGAGGGCGCAGCTCTGCGCAGCCGCGCTACCCTCCGTTTTAGGCGACCTGGAGTCTTCACAAATAATTTTGAACACAAGTTTATCTGGTCTGTCGACGATCAAGGCCTTCCAGGATGTAAACGCGCCCGCACAAGGCGCCCGAACCGTGCACCCGCTTCTTGTCATTGCGGGTGCGAACGATACCACTGTGTACCCGACGATCACACAGCGAGCGTACGAGTCGAGTTGCAAGGCAGGTAATGCGCTGCACTTGAGCATCTATCCGGAGCTGGAACATTCGGCAGTGATTGGGGCGTCGGCTCCGGAGTGGTTGGAGTTTATTGCGAGGCTGTTCAAGGGGCGCAGATTGTATAATTGTAGCTTTCAGACGAGGGGCGTGTTTGACGCGCCGATTGCGAGGAAGCCTCAAGAGTCTTAA
- a CDS encoding putative NADPH flavin oxidoreductase, producing MSGREDHEIPGPKPWPILGNGLDFPSEGYTDTLIELGLKYYPIYKLTFAGSVEVMVNSVALTNELCDESRFSKVVGPTLEELRSAAGSGLFTAYNGEPEWETGHRLLAPVFGPTKIRKMFDHMYEMVEQLSLKWERYGSTYPIEVADDFSRVTLDTIALCGMSFRFNSFYRDGTFHPFVDSMNRWLKNSDTMGSTPRILKSFLFRAQRQYKYDIHLMRQTCLDLIERRKKDQSEHEDLLDSLLKGVDPTTGARLSEETCVDNLITFLIAGHETTAGLLGFVFYYLAKYPHVQRKAQEEVDRVYGDGSITVNDLQKLRYITAILREALRLNPTAPSWGVSPHRDEIIGGKWHVKKGQPLNIMLHSVHRDREVYGPTADEFDPERMLDEAFERLPPNAWKPFGNGKRGCIGRAFAWQEALLITSYLLHKFYFTLHDPNYTLVLQEALTVKPKGCRILAQPRGKKPTASSATTNDSLRGASGRVSSPSVPRSSGPPLLVLYGSNAGTCEALGRQLARDIESRSSYTCTLAELDSYVGKLPRDQPVLILTGSYDGAPPSNAVKFVKWLERPIVESLKGVSYAVFGCGHKDWRATLYKVPAAIDELLAQKGAHSLAPLFKVDTGSDDAFVQLDMWIERDLTGALDMANTASGGTDSLRVFLQDPPNHRAGYVETVVCDVKLLTTPTTAKKIQVDLMVPTGLAYSVGDSISILPLNPKHTIQRALSRFHLAWDTYLKLENDNLTHLPTEYPISVADLLGSFVELGQTATLGNMKTLIDATDDWTTKQALLSLRDAHEDHIADKHVSVLDLLEQFPTIPISIEGYLSMLPLLRPRIYSIASDPQWQPGLLSIIASVIDEPHWSGSGRQHLGVATNYLADLLPGGQIRVSMKQANPFMQLPPTASLTHPIIMIASGSGIAPFRGFIQKRALQARAGQSLSRAVLFFGCRRSDEDDLYRSELDGFEREGIVEVKRAYSREVHSSDTRGGRYVQDRLELEKEDVIELWKLGARVYVCGGDGMARGVRAVLTRILEETGEGGDELLVAPRYVTEIFS from the exons ATGTCAGGCAGAGAGGACCATGAGATTCCAGGCCCTAAGC CATGGCCAATTCTGGGAAACGGGCTTGATTTTCCTAGTGAAGGGTACACCGATACCCTGATTGAGCTTGGACTCAAgtatt ACCCTATCTACAAGCTTACCTTTGCTGGCTCGGTGGAGGTCATGGTCAACAGCGTCGCATTGACCAATGAGTTGTGCGACGAATCCAGATTCAGCAAAGTGGTTGGTCCAACATTGGAAGAGCTTCGATCAGCCGCTGGATCGGGATTGTTCACTGCGTATAATGGAGAGCCTGAATGGGAAACAGGCCACAGGCTGCTGGCACCGGTCTTCGGTCCTACCAAGATCCGCAAAATGTTCGACCACATGTACGAAATGGTGGAGCAGCTTAGTCTGAAATG GGAGAGATATGGCAGCACATACCCTATCGAAGTGGCGGATGATTTCAGTCGCGTCACTCTCGACACGATCGCTCTGTGCGGCATGAGCTTTCGGTTCAACAGCTTCTATCGAGATGGCACATTCCATCCGTTCGTCGACAGTATGAATCGGTGGCTGAAGAACTCAGACACCATGGGTAGCACACCTAGGATTCTGAAGAGCTTTCTTTTCCGAGCGCAGCGTCAGTACAAGTACGATATTCACCTCATGCGCCAGACGTGTCTCGATCTCATTGAGAGACGGAAGAAAGACCAGTCCGAGCACGAGGATCTTCTGGACTCCTTGCTCAAGGGCGTTGACCCTACCACGGGTGCCCGCTTGTCGGAAGAGACTTGCGTCGACAATCTCATCACGTTCCTCATCGCCGGGCACGAGACCACTGCGGGGCTGTTGGGCTTTGTTTTCTACTATTTGGCCAAGTACCCACACGTCCAACGCAAGGCACAGGAGGAGGTCGACCGAGTGTACGGTGACGGAAGTATCACGGTCAACGACCTTCAGAAGCTCAGGTATATCACAGCAATTTTGAGGGAGGCGCTGCGACTGAATCCCACTGCTCCGTCTTGGGGCGTGTCGCCTCACCGCGACGAAATCATCGGGGGCAAGTGGCATGTGAAAAAGGGTCAGCCTCTCAACATCATGTTGCATTCGGTGCATCGGGACCGTGAGGTGTACGGGCCGACCGCTGACGAGTTCGACCCGGAGAGAATGCTCGACGAGGCGTTTGAAAGACTGCCGCCTAATGCGTGGAAACCGTTTGGCAATGGCAAACGCGGCTGTATAGGAAGGGCGTTTGCATGGCAGGAGGCACTACTG ATAACGTCGTACTTGTTGCACAAATTCTACTTTACTTTGCATGATCCAAACTACACCCTCGTACTACAAGAGGCGCTCACTGTCAAGCCTAAAGGGTGCCGAATTCTTGCGCAACCCCGCGGCAAGAAACCAACCGCATCATCCGCCACTACGAACGACAGTCTGCGTGGTGCATCTGGCAGGGTTTCCTCACCGTCAGTTCCGCGCAGTAGTGGACCTCCCCTGTTGGTACTGTACGGATCCAATGCCGGAACCTGCGAGGCTCTCGGGCGCCAACTGGCACGCGATATCGAGTCAAGGTCTTCCTACACATGCACTCTGGCAGAGCTGGATAGCTACGTTGGGAAGTTACCTCGAGACCAGCCCGTCCTGATACTTACTGGGTCATATGATGGAGCACCCCCTTCCAATGCTGTCAAGTTTGTGAAATGGCTAGAGAGACCGATTGTTGAATCTCTCAAGGGTGTTTCCTATGCTGTCTTCGGATGTG GCCACAAAGACTGGCGTGCAACTCTCTACAAAGTACCCGCTGCGATTGACGAACTACTCGCGCAGAAGGGCGCACATAGCCTGGCGCCGCTTTTCAAGGTAGACACAGGAAGCGACGATGCATTCGTACAATTAGATATGTGGATTGAAAGGGACCTCACCGGCGCTCTCGACATGGCTAATACTGCGTCTGGGGGCACTGACAGCCTCAGAGTGTTCCTACAAGATCCACCAAACCACCGCGCAGGGTATGTCGAGACTGTTGTGTGCGATGTCAAACTTTTGACAACGCCGACAACGGCGAAGAAGATTCAGGTTGACCTGATGGTTCCGACCGGGTTGGCGTACTCTGTTGGGGACAGTATATCGATTTTGCCCCTGAACCCGAAGCATACGATACAGCGAGCACTGTCCCGCTTCCACTTGGCTTGGGATACCTATTTGAAGCTGGAAAACGATAATTTGACCCACTTACCCACCGAGTATCCAATCTCAGTTGCTGACCTTCTGGGCTCGTTTGTAGAACTTGGTCAGACTGCAACTCTTGGG AATATGAAAACCCTGATTGACGCAACAGACGATTGGACGACGAAACAAGCCCTTTTATCCCTTCGTGATGCCCACGAGGACCACATTGCCGACAAACACGTCTCAGTCCTCGACCTGCTCGAGCAGTTCCCCACAATCCCCATCTCCATAGAGGGATACCTGAGCATGCTCCCCCTGCTTCGTCCACGCATCTACTCCATCGCATCCGACCCGCAGTGGCAGCCGGGCCTACTCTCCATCATTGCCTCTGTGATTGACGAGCCGCACTGGTCCGGCTCTGGACGCCAGCACTTAGGCGTTGCGACGAACTACCTCGCCGATCTTCTCCCGGGAGGCCAGATCCGAGTCTCCATGAAGCAAGCGAACCCCTTTATGCAGCTTCCCCCAACCGCTTCCCTAACGCATCCAATCATTATGATAGCCTCTGGCTCCGGAATCGCGCCATTCCGAGGCTTTATCCAGAAACGAGCCCTACAGGCACGCGCAGGTCAGAGTCTATCTCGAGCagtgctcttcttcggctgtaGGCGGTCTGATGAGGACGATCTCTATCGCAGCGAGCTGGATGGCTTTGAGAGGGAAGGGATTGTCGAGGTGAAGCGCGCGTATAGCCGAGAGGTGCATTCTAGTGATACACGGGGCGGCCGATATGTCCAAGATCGGCTTGAGCTCGAGAAAGAGGATGTGATTGAACTCTGGAAGCTGGGAGCACGTGTCTACGTTTGTGGGGGAGATGGTATGGCTCGCGGCGTGAGGGCTGTGCTTACACGGATCCTGGAGGAGAcaggagaaggtggtgaCGAGCTTCTCGTGGCGCCGCGGTATGTCACGGAGATTTTCAGTTGA